ACCCGGTCACCGGCTTCAGCACCTTCAAGGTGCAGTGAGGCGCACGTGACGGCGCTGCTCGGCGGCCTGGGGTTTCTGGGCCTGACCCTGCTGCTGGGGGGGGTGTGGACCCGGCGCGCGCTCACGCCGGGAACGCCGCCCCTGTGGGTGCCCGGCCTGGGGGCGGCGCTGCTGCTGCTCGGCTGGGGAGGGCAGGCCGCCCTGACCCTGAACGTGCTGGGCATGACTGCCCCGACCGACGCGCTGGCCTACCTGACCGACACGGGCGCGGGCCGTAGCCTGCTGCTGGGCCTGATGGGCGCGGCGCTGCTGCTGGCCGCCGAGCTGAGCGGCTGGCCCAGGGCCCTGGCCCTGCCCTGCGCGGCCCTGATCCTCTGGGGCGCGGCCGGCCTGGGCCACGGGGCCGGGCATGGCCCGGGAGTGCGGCTGCTGCACGCCCTGCACGCCG
The genomic region above belongs to Deinococcus gobiensis I-0 and contains:
- a CDS encoding CopD family protein, which codes for MTALLGGLGFLGLTLLLGGVWTRRALTPGTPPLWVPGLGAALLLLGWGGQAALTLNVLGMTAPTDALAYLTDTGAGRSLLLGLMGAALLLAAELSGWPRALALPCAALILWGAAGLGHGAGHGPGVRLLHALHAGGMAVWLGGVLALLLSRPATAAQARRFTPAALGGVGVLAVTGLLMAAEHLSSLAEWTGTAYGRTLLLKLGLVALALLAAVAVRRRFARQLGVRAALAREAAVLLAVVGVTAALTTQAPPSHAGSAHAAHGER